A DNA window from Nycticebus coucang isolate mNycCou1 chromosome 1, mNycCou1.pri, whole genome shotgun sequence contains the following coding sequences:
- the IL2 gene encoding interleukin-2: MYKMQLLTCIALTFALVTNSAPISSSTKKTRQQLEQLLLDLQMLLNGVNNNKNPKLSRMLTLKLYVPKKATELKHLQCLEEELEPLEKVLDLGQSKNFHLGDTREVIGNINVTVLELKGSETFMCENDETATIVEFLNRWITFCQSIISTMT, from the exons ATGTACAAGATGCAACTCCTGACTTGCATTGCACTAACTTTTGCCCTTGTCACAAACAGTGCACCTATTTCAAGCTCTACAAAGAAAACACGGCAACAACTGGAGCAATTACTGCTGGATTTACAGATGCTTTTGAATGGAGTTAAT AATAACAAGAATCCCAAACTCTCCAGGATgctcacacttaaattatatgtGCCCAAGAAG GCCacagaattgaaacatcttcagtgtctagaagaagaacTTGAACCTCTGGAGAAAGTGCTAGATTTAGGTCAAAGCAAAAACTTTCACTTGGGAGATACCAGGGAAGTAATTGGCAACATCAATGTAACAGTTCTGGAACTAAAG ggATCTGAAACATTCATGTGTGAAAATGATGAGACAGCAACCATTGTAGAATTTCTGAACAGATGGATTACCTTTTGTCAAAGCATCATCTCAACAATGACTTGA